A genomic window from Aurantimicrobium photophilum includes:
- a CDS encoding ArsR/SmtB family transcription factor produces the protein MADIFDVVADSTRREMLQILLENLVADSGEMSVSELVARTGLSQPTVSKQLKVLREAGLVGVREDGQHRLYHLDPTPLEELEDWAIPFLSVNFPGDADEAGQERLFAAADEAVVAAGTSVGSAAATTVFQVTQAFGDLQNTTKDAVRNAVSRLRKSSGK, from the coding sequence ATGGCTGACATTTTTGACGTAGTCGCAGATTCCACCCGACGCGAGATGCTGCAGATTCTTTTAGAGAATCTGGTTGCTGACTCGGGTGAGATGAGTGTGTCTGAACTCGTAGCACGCACTGGCCTGAGCCAGCCCACTGTTTCAAAGCAGTTGAAAGTACTCCGCGAAGCTGGACTGGTAGGTGTGCGTGAAGATGGTCAGCACCGTCTCTACCACCTCGACCCCACACCGCTGGAAGAGCTCGAAGACTGGGCGATCCCTTTCCTCAGCGTGAACTTCCCCGGCGATGCCGATGAAGCAGGCCAAGAGCGTCTCTTCGCAGCTGCTGATGAAGCAGTAGTTGCAGCGGGAACCTCGGTCGGTAGTGCTGCTGCCACAACCGTTTTCCAGGTGACCCAGGCCTTCGGTGATCTGCAGAACACCACCAAGGATGCTGTTCGTAATGCAGTTTCCCGCCTTCGTAAATCCAGCGGTAAGTAA
- a CDS encoding 30S ribosomal protein bS22: MGSVIKKRRKRMAKKKHRKLLRKTRHQRRNKK, translated from the coding sequence GTGGGTTCAGTCATCAAGAAGCGCCGCAAGCGTATGGCGAAGAAGAAGCACCGTAAGTTGCTTCGTAAGACTCGCCACCAGCGTCGTAACAAGAAGTAG
- a CDS encoding TrkH family potassium uptake protein: protein MATEGSQSFPPQFREWVEGFASRSPSRFALLVFATLIAVFTFLLSQPFASASGKTTNFADALFSAVSTICVAGLSTVDMATYWSPLGNAIVFTGTQVGALGVLTLASILGAIISGRLGLRARLMAASDTNPLRLHSGPVSEGQAIRLGEVGGLLATVALSLVIIESVIAALMLPSVLAAGYPLGESIWFSFYYSAMSFTNTGFTPNVGGLEMFAGDYWFLTLIMVGVLLGSVGFPVIYALSRNLKNPRKWSLHVKITLVTWAILWVGGVIAYLLLEPENSLVFAGMGPGELTYQAAFLSTMARSGGFNLVDIGQLDSSTLLMTDMLMFIGGGSASTAGGIKVTTFAVLILAALSEARGRSSIEAFGRTIPQDVLRLAVSVGLWGATTVAVGALLVSEFTDAAFEYVLFDVISAFATVGMSTGLTATLPDEGLYVMSIVMFMGRVGTVTLAAALAASQVGQFFRRPEERPIVG from the coding sequence ATGGCTACAGAAGGTTCTCAGTCTTTCCCCCCGCAGTTTCGCGAGTGGGTAGAAGGCTTTGCTTCTCGTTCACCCTCGCGCTTTGCTCTGTTAGTTTTTGCAACACTTATTGCCGTCTTCACCTTTCTGCTCTCGCAGCCATTTGCCTCAGCTTCAGGTAAAACCACGAATTTTGCTGACGCACTTTTCTCAGCTGTCTCAACAATTTGCGTCGCTGGGCTGAGCACCGTTGATATGGCGACTTACTGGTCTCCCTTAGGTAATGCAATTGTCTTTACCGGTACTCAGGTGGGTGCGCTCGGCGTGCTGACACTTGCATCTATTTTGGGTGCAATTATTTCGGGTCGACTAGGTCTTCGTGCCCGCCTGATGGCAGCAAGCGACACGAACCCTTTGCGTCTGCACAGTGGCCCTGTTTCTGAGGGCCAGGCCATTCGCCTTGGTGAAGTCGGAGGACTACTTGCAACAGTTGCGTTGAGCCTGGTGATTATCGAGTCCGTGATTGCGGCGCTGATGTTGCCTAGTGTTCTTGCTGCTGGCTACCCACTTGGGGAAAGCATATGGTTTAGCTTCTACTACTCAGCTATGTCTTTCACCAACACAGGGTTTACGCCGAATGTGGGCGGGCTTGAAATGTTTGCGGGGGACTACTGGTTCCTCACACTCATCATGGTTGGAGTATTACTGGGAAGCGTCGGTTTCCCCGTCATCTACGCATTGAGTCGCAATCTCAAGAACCCTCGAAAATGGTCGCTGCACGTCAAGATCACTCTGGTGACCTGGGCCATTTTGTGGGTAGGTGGGGTCATCGCTTATCTCTTGCTCGAACCAGAGAACAGCCTCGTCTTTGCAGGGATGGGGCCAGGTGAATTGACGTACCAGGCGGCATTCCTCTCCACCATGGCACGATCCGGGGGATTTAACCTGGTCGATATTGGTCAGCTGGACTCCTCCACATTGCTCATGACTGACATGCTCATGTTCATCGGTGGTGGATCAGCTTCTACCGCTGGAGGCATCAAAGTCACTACATTTGCGGTGCTAATTTTGGCCGCTTTGTCTGAAGCACGTGGACGAAGTTCAATTGAAGCTTTTGGCAGAACTATCCCCCAAGATGTTCTCCGTCTTGCCGTGAGTGTGGGTCTGTGGGGCGCAACCACCGTTGCTGTTGGTGCGCTCCTTGTTAGTGAATTCACAGACGCCGCATTTGAATACGTACTTTTTGATGTCATTTCTGCTTTTGCCACTGTGGGGATGTCGACTGGTCTGACCGCGACTCTTCCCGACGAAGGTCTGTACGTCATGTCCATTGTGATGTTCATGGGCAGAGTAGGTACCGTAACCTTGGCTGCTGCCCTTGCGGCATCTCAAGTGGGACAATTCTTTAGACGCCCCGAAGAAAGGCCCATCGTTGGTTGA
- a CDS encoding SHOCT domain-containing protein — translation MGDMSFLTMFIWAFVFIAYLMVLFSIIGDLFRDHKMSGWAKAAWIFFLIIGFWITALIYLIVRGGGMAARQQAAMQEAQAQADAYIKQVAGESSHADEIAKAQALKDSGALTAAEFTALKKKILASK, via the coding sequence ATGGGCGACATGTCCTTCCTCACAATGTTCATCTGGGCATTTGTTTTCATTGCTTACCTGATGGTCCTCTTCTCGATCATTGGTGACCTCTTCCGCGACCACAAAATGTCCGGTTGGGCTAAGGCAGCATGGATCTTCTTCCTCATCATCGGTTTCTGGATTACCGCTCTGATCTACCTCATCGTTCGCGGTGGCGGTATGGCAGCACGCCAGCAGGCTGCTATGCAGGAAGCACAGGCACAGGCTGACGCTTACATCAAGCAGGTTGCAGGCGAGTCTTCTCACGCTGATGAGATCGCTAAGGCACAGGCACTCAAGGACTCTGGTGCATTGACCGCTGCAGAGTTCACCGCTTTGAAGAAGAAGATCCTCGCTTCGAAGTAG
- the aspS gene encoding aspartate--tRNA(Asn) ligase gives MTERIVIENLATIPEGNVTVAGWVDKVRDQKKVQFVVLRDESGAAQLVHPRAEESDPIADIISGLATGTFIRVTGELKLDERVKLGGLEIKIADIEVVTAANPETPIAADSGIDKRLDWRFLDLREARNNLIFRAQTTLEHAMRTYWIERDFIELHTPKLMASASESNAELFEVEYFEGKAYLAQSPQFFKQMAQSAGFGKIFEIGPVFRADPSFTSRHATEFISVDAEISWIDSHEDVMKMQEELLVAAISAVREKHGEEIKELFDVDVVVPTIPFPRIPLAEAKKIVAERGYEVPRKDDDMDPEGERQIAAYVAEKYGHEFVFLTDYATSIRPFYHMRNADDQTITNSYDLIWRGTEITTGAQREHRIDILEAQAREKGLDPTELEFYLDFFRYGVPPHGGFGMGLSRVMMLMLHQPNLREVTYLFRGPNRLTP, from the coding sequence GTGACTGAACGCATCGTAATTGAGAACCTGGCAACCATTCCCGAGGGCAACGTAACCGTGGCCGGATGGGTAGATAAGGTCCGTGACCAGAAGAAGGTGCAGTTCGTTGTGCTCCGTGACGAGAGTGGCGCAGCTCAGCTGGTTCACCCTCGTGCTGAAGAGTCTGACCCTATTGCGGACATCATCTCGGGTCTTGCTACCGGAACCTTCATTCGCGTCACTGGTGAACTCAAGCTCGACGAGCGCGTGAAGCTTGGCGGTCTTGAAATCAAGATTGCGGATATCGAGGTAGTCACCGCAGCTAACCCTGAGACCCCTATTGCTGCCGACTCAGGCATCGACAAGCGCCTGGACTGGCGCTTCCTCGACCTGCGTGAAGCACGTAACAACCTCATCTTCCGCGCACAGACCACTCTTGAGCACGCTATGCGTACCTACTGGATTGAGCGCGACTTCATCGAGCTGCACACCCCCAAGCTCATGGCAAGCGCCAGCGAATCCAACGCAGAACTCTTCGAGGTTGAATACTTCGAAGGCAAGGCATACCTCGCGCAGTCGCCGCAGTTCTTCAAGCAGATGGCGCAGTCCGCTGGCTTTGGCAAGATCTTCGAGATCGGCCCCGTCTTCCGCGCAGACCCTTCCTTCACTTCTCGTCACGCCACCGAGTTCATCTCGGTTGACGCTGAGATCAGCTGGATCGACAGCCACGAAGACGTCATGAAGATGCAGGAAGAGCTTCTCGTTGCCGCCATTAGCGCGGTCAGGGAAAAGCACGGCGAGGAAATCAAGGAACTGTTCGACGTGGACGTCGTCGTTCCCACCATTCCTTTCCCCAGAATTCCTCTGGCTGAAGCCAAGAAGATTGTTGCTGAGCGTGGCTATGAAGTACCTCGCAAAGATGACGACATGGACCCCGAGGGTGAGCGCCAGATTGCTGCGTATGTTGCAGAAAAGTATGGCCACGAGTTCGTCTTCTTGACCGACTACGCCACCAGCATTCGTCCGTTCTATCACATGCGTAATGCAGACGATCAGACCATCACCAACAGCTACGATCTGATCTGGCGCGGCACTGAGATCACCACCGGTGCTCAGCGTGAACACCGCATCGACATTCTCGAAGCACAGGCACGCGAGAAGGGTCTTGACCCCACCGAGCTCGAGTTCTACCTCGACTTCTTCCGCTACGGGGTTCCACCCCACGGTGGATTCGGTATGGGCCTGTCCCGCGTAATGATGCTCATGCTGCACCAGCCCAACCTGCGAGAGGTCACCTACCTCTTCCGCGGACCCAACCGTCTGACCCCGTAG
- a CDS encoding glutaredoxin family protein — translation MSEITLTLIGKPGCHLCDDAEAVVATVVKALPEQNIAVEELSIEDDKELFDSYWDQIPVLLINGKVHNYWRIDPERLTTALKELS, via the coding sequence GTGTCCGAGATCACCCTCACCCTGATTGGTAAGCCAGGCTGCCACCTCTGCGATGACGCAGAAGCAGTCGTTGCCACCGTGGTGAAGGCTCTTCCCGAGCAGAACATTGCCGTGGAGGAACTCAGTATCGAGGACGACAAAGAGCTCTTTGATTCCTATTGGGATCAAATCCCTGTGCTGTTGATTAACGGCAAAGTTCACAACTACTGGCGCATCGACCCTGAGCGTCTCACCACAGCATTAAAGGAGCTCTCATGA
- a CDS encoding glutaredoxin domain-containing protein: MSNPQDKITMYGAEWCGDCRRSKKLLDTLGVDYDYVDLEAVPEAAAIAEGIAGRKNIPVISFPDGAFQVEPADSELHAKLTQLGAI, translated from the coding sequence ATGAGTAATCCACAGGACAAAATCACGATGTATGGAGCCGAGTGGTGTGGTGACTGCCGCCGCTCAAAGAAGCTCCTCGACACTCTCGGTGTTGACTACGACTACGTCGACCTCGAAGCAGTGCCCGAGGCCGCAGCTATTGCTGAAGGAATTGCGGGACGCAAGAACATCCCCGTTATCTCTTTCCCCGATGGCGCATTCCAGGTTGAACCTGCAGATAGTGAACTTCACGCCAAGCTCACTCAGCTAGGTGCAATCTAA
- a CDS encoding potassium channel family protein, translating into MVDRKKKDNAVLVIGLGRFGAATAGELDRLDREVLAVDSDMELVQKWSERVTHTVQADVTKIEALQQIGAQEFSVAVVAVGSSIEASVLITANLVDLGIPEIWAKAISRSHGQILERIGATHVIYPEAEAGERVAHLLNGQMLDFVEVDEDFAIVRMFPPRILLGKTLAQAGIRNEYKITTVGVKKPDESFTYATAETLIAEGDQILVSGHPADIEKFAALPK; encoded by the coding sequence TTGGTTGATCGCAAAAAGAAAGACAATGCCGTTCTGGTTATTGGGCTGGGACGCTTTGGCGCTGCCACAGCTGGTGAGTTAGACCGTCTCGATAGAGAGGTTCTCGCTGTGGACTCCGACATGGAGTTGGTACAGAAATGGTCAGAACGCGTTACCCACACTGTTCAAGCTGATGTCACCAAAATTGAAGCCTTGCAGCAGATTGGTGCACAGGAATTTTCTGTAGCCGTTGTGGCCGTTGGCTCTTCTATCGAAGCTAGCGTTCTCATCACTGCGAACTTGGTCGATTTGGGTATCCCCGAGATTTGGGCCAAGGCAATCAGCAGATCACACGGTCAGATTCTGGAACGCATTGGTGCTACCCATGTCATATATCCAGAAGCGGAAGCCGGCGAGCGTGTTGCCCACTTGTTGAATGGACAAATGTTGGATTTCGTCGAAGTCGACGAAGACTTCGCCATCGTGCGGATGTTCCCACCCCGAATTCTTCTTGGCAAGACCCTTGCTCAGGCAGGTATTCGAAACGAATACAAGATTACGACTGTGGGCGTGAAGAAGCCTGATGAATCCTTTACCTATGCGACTGCAGAGACTCTGATTGCTGAGGGTGATCAGATTTTGGTCTCAGGTCACCCTGCTGACATTGAGAAGTTCGCCGCACTTCCTAAGTAG
- a CDS encoding Dabb family protein — MSIRHIVMWKLASEAPEEKLAQAEEMRVALEGLNGVVPTLRSLTVRPNALFVGANYDVVLDSTFDDPDGLAAYAAHPAHEEAAKVIKKYAAQRTAVDYEF, encoded by the coding sequence ATGAGTATTCGTCACATCGTGATGTGGAAGTTGGCCAGCGAAGCTCCAGAAGAGAAGCTCGCTCAGGCAGAAGAGATGCGCGTGGCACTTGAAGGACTCAACGGAGTTGTTCCCACGCTGCGCTCACTCACCGTTCGCCCTAATGCTTTATTCGTGGGCGCCAACTACGACGTAGTCCTGGACTCCACCTTCGATGACCCCGATGGCCTTGCTGCCTATGCAGCACACCCTGCTCACGAAGAGGCTGCCAAGGTAATCAAGAAGTATGCGGCGCAGCGCACTGCAGTCGACTACGAGTTCTAA